One Mycolicibacterium fortuitum subsp. fortuitum genomic window carries:
- a CDS encoding DUF4192 domain-containing protein, whose product MTTPTPSSPEFDFHLNRPGALIAALPAVLGFVPHRSLVLVTICRGELGCVMRADLADDMTERIDHLVDLAATAGADAVIAVVVDEASTDCRACDDRYRELASVLEASLSVEGIELYAAHVVDRVAAGGSWHCADRCGAEGQVDDPGASPLAAAAVLDGRRLYDSRDELLAVIQPDPVAAASMKRPLALSVQRPGLPDTRPDAEVRGDVEAAMHAAAQVAEGNVPSGTELARLALGLADPRVRDTLYALAVGERAEQAEALWALSARNLPDPWRVEVLVLLAFSAYARGDGPLAGVALDAALEARPTHRMAGMLDTALQAGMRPEQIRELAITGYRLAEQIGVELPPRRTWRRRAC is encoded by the coding sequence ATGACAACGCCAACGCCTTCCTCGCCCGAATTCGACTTTCATCTCAACCGTCCCGGTGCGTTGATCGCGGCGCTACCCGCGGTGCTGGGCTTCGTCCCGCACCGCAGCCTCGTCCTGGTCACGATCTGCCGTGGTGAGCTGGGTTGCGTCATGCGCGCCGATCTGGCCGACGACATGACCGAACGCATCGATCATCTGGTCGACCTCGCGGCCACGGCCGGTGCGGATGCCGTGATCGCCGTGGTGGTGGACGAAGCCAGTACGGACTGCCGCGCGTGCGACGACCGCTACCGCGAGCTGGCATCGGTGCTCGAAGCGTCGCTGTCGGTCGAGGGCATCGAGCTCTACGCCGCACACGTCGTCGACCGCGTGGCAGCCGGTGGATCCTGGCACTGCGCCGATCGCTGCGGTGCGGAGGGCCAAGTGGACGACCCGGGGGCTTCACCGCTGGCCGCGGCTGCGGTGCTCGACGGTCGGCGGCTCTACGACAGCCGTGACGAGCTGCTGGCCGTGATCCAGCCGGATCCGGTGGCCGCGGCCTCGATGAAACGGCCGCTGGCGCTTTCGGTGCAGCGGCCTGGGCTCCCGGATACCCGACCGGACGCCGAGGTGCGCGGTGACGTCGAAGCCGCAATGCACGCAGCCGCGCAGGTGGCCGAGGGGAACGTGCCGAGTGGTACCGAACTGGCGCGGCTGGCACTCGGTTTGGCCGATCCCCGGGTTCGCGACACGCTCTATGCGTTGGCGGTCGGGGAGCGCGCGGAGCAGGCCGAGGCGTTGTGGGCCTTGTCGGCCCGCAACCTGCCCGATCCGTGGCGTGTCGAAGTGCTGGTGCTGCTGGCCTTTTCGGCATATGCGAGGGGTGACGGCCCGCTGGCCGGGGTAGCGCTCGATGCCGCTCTGGAGGCGCGGCCGACGCACCGGATGGCCGGCATGCTCGACACTGCGCTGCAAGCGGGGATGCGGCCGGAGCAGATTCGGGAGCTGGCGATCACCGGCTACCGGTTGGCCGAACAGATCGGCGTGGAATTACCGCCACGACGCACGTGGCGGCGGCGCGCGTGCTGA
- a CDS encoding metal-dependent transcriptional regulator: MNDLVDTTEMYLRTIYDLEEEGVVPLRARIAERLDQSGPTVSQTVSRMERDGLLHVAGDRHLELTDKGRALAVAVMRKHRLAERLLVDVIGLPWEDVHAEACRWEHVMSEDVERRLVQVLDNPTTSPFGNPIPGLSDLGVGATGFDDVSLVRLTELPVGLPVAVVVRQLTEHVQGDTELIGRLKDAGVVPNARVTVEANDHGGVMIVIPGHEQVELPHHMAHAVRVEKV; this comes from the coding sequence ATGAACGATCTGGTCGATACCACCGAGATGTACCTGCGGACGATCTACGACCTCGAAGAAGAGGGCGTGGTGCCGCTGCGTGCCCGCATTGCCGAACGACTCGACCAAAGCGGTCCGACGGTCAGCCAGACGGTGTCGCGCATGGAACGCGATGGTCTCCTGCACGTCGCCGGCGACCGCCACCTGGAACTGACCGACAAGGGCCGTGCCCTGGCCGTGGCCGTGATGCGCAAGCACCGGTTGGCCGAACGGTTGCTCGTCGACGTGATCGGGCTGCCGTGGGAGGACGTCCACGCCGAGGCATGCCGGTGGGAACACGTGATGAGCGAGGACGTGGAGCGGCGCCTGGTGCAGGTGCTCGACAATCCCACCACCTCGCCGTTCGGTAATCCCATCCCCGGGTTGTCGGACCTCGGCGTCGGAGCGACGGGCTTCGACGATGTCAGCCTGGTCCGCCTCACCGAGTTGCCGGTCGGGTTGCCGGTGGCCGTGGTGGTCCGCCAGCTCACCGAGCACGTGCAGGGCGATACCGAGCTCATCGGTCGGCTCAAGGACGCCGGTGTGGTCCCCAATGCCAGGGTCACCGTCGAGGCCAACGATCACGGTGGCGTGATGATCGTGATCCCGGGCCACGAGCAGGTCGAATTGCCCCACCACATGGCGCACGCGGTCCGCGTCGAGAAGGTCTAG
- the sigB gene encoding sigma-70 family RNA polymerase sigma factor SigB, whose product MANATTSRVDSDLDAQSPAADLVRVYLNGIGKTALLNAADEVELAKRIEAGLYAQHLLNTKKRLGENRKRDLATVVRDGEAARRHLLEANLRLVVSLAKRYTGRGMPLLDLIQEGNLGLIRAMEKFDYTKGFKFSTYATWWIRQAITRGMADQSRTIRLPVHLVEQVNKLARIKREMHQNLGREATDEELAEESGIPVEKINDLLEHSRDPVSLDMPVGTDEEAPLGDFIEDSEAMSAENAVISELLHTDIRHVLATLDEREQQVIRLRFGLDDGQPRTLDQIGKLFGLSRERVRQIEREVMAKLRNGERADRLRSYAS is encoded by the coding sequence ATGGCAAATGCCACCACAAGCCGCGTCGACAGTGATCTGGACGCCCAGAGCCCTGCCGCCGACCTCGTGCGCGTGTATTTGAACGGCATTGGCAAAACGGCGTTGCTCAACGCCGCCGATGAGGTAGAGCTCGCGAAGCGCATCGAGGCGGGCTTGTACGCCCAGCACTTGCTGAACACGAAGAAGCGCCTGGGCGAGAACCGGAAGCGCGACCTGGCCACCGTGGTCCGCGACGGTGAAGCAGCACGGCGGCACCTGCTGGAAGCCAACCTCCGCCTGGTGGTGTCGTTGGCCAAGCGCTACACGGGCCGCGGCATGCCGCTGCTGGACCTGATCCAGGAAGGCAACCTGGGCTTGATCCGCGCCATGGAGAAGTTCGACTACACCAAGGGCTTCAAGTTCTCGACCTATGCCACCTGGTGGATCCGTCAGGCCATCACCCGCGGGATGGCCGATCAGAGCCGCACCATCCGACTGCCCGTCCATCTCGTCGAACAGGTCAACAAGCTGGCCCGCATCAAGCGCGAGATGCACCAGAACCTGGGCCGCGAGGCCACCGACGAGGAGCTGGCCGAGGAGTCCGGTATCCCGGTCGAGAAGATCAACGACCTCCTGGAGCACAGCCGCGACCCGGTGAGCCTGGACATGCCGGTCGGCACCGACGAGGAAGCCCCGCTGGGCGACTTCATCGAGGATTCCGAAGCGATGTCGGCCGAGAACGCCGTCATCTCCGAACTCCTGCACACCGACATCCGCCACGTGCTGGCCACGCTCGACGAGCGCGAGCAGCAGGTGATCCGGCTCCGGTTCGGCCTCGACGACGGACAGCCCCGCACCCTGGATCAGATCGGCAAGCTGTTCGGTCTGTCCCGTGAGCGGGTCCGCCAGATCGAGCGTGAGGTGATGGCCAAGCTCCGCAACGGCGAGCGCGCTGACCGCCTCCGCTCCTACGCCAGCTAG
- a CDS encoding DUF3099 domain-containing protein: protein MKQSHELSFDDDFGDDFGKEARPVLITKAAPAYEVQHRQRVRKYLTLMAFRIPALILAAVAYNIWQNGLISLAIIVISIPLPWMAVLIANDRPPRSAEEPRRYAGRSERIPLFPTAERPALQSDAVIPPQPDAARTDPDDPS, encoded by the coding sequence ATGAAACAAAGCCACGAGCTGAGTTTCGACGACGATTTCGGCGACGATTTCGGCAAGGAAGCCCGCCCGGTTCTCATCACCAAAGCCGCACCCGCGTACGAAGTGCAGCACCGTCAGCGCGTCCGCAAGTACCTGACGTTGATGGCGTTCCGCATCCCGGCGCTGATTCTGGCTGCCGTCGCCTACAACATCTGGCAGAACGGGCTGATCTCGCTCGCGATCATCGTGATCTCGATCCCCCTGCCCTGGATGGCTGTCCTGATCGCCAACGACCGTCCGCCGCGCAGCGCCGAGGAGCCGCGCCGCTACGCCGGTCGCAGCGAGCGGATTCCACTGTTCCCCACCGCGGAACGGCCGGCACTGCAGAGCGACGCCGTCATCCCACCGCAACCGGACGCCGCACGAACCGATCCCGATGACCCCAGCTGA
- a CDS encoding DUF3039 domain-containing protein, translating to MQTQTIERPDTDERVDDGTDDDSPKFFHYVKKDKIAESAVMGTHVVALCGEVFPVTKSPKPGSPVCPDCKKIYEQLKK from the coding sequence ATGCAGACCCAGACCATCGAGCGCCCGGACACCGACGAACGCGTCGACGACGGGACCGACGACGACAGCCCCAAGTTCTTCCACTACGTCAAGAAGGACAAGATCGCCGAAAGTGCCGTCATGGGCACGCATGTGGTGGCGCTGTGTGGCGAGGTGTTCCCGGTGACCAAGTCGCCCAAGCCCGGTTCCCCGGTGTGCCCCGATTGCAAGAAGATCTACGAGCAGCTCAAGAAGTAG
- a CDS encoding YihY/virulence factor BrkB family protein, with amino-acid sequence MTGQPLPVPPSRHHIWHITRRTLSKSWDDSIFSESAQAAFWCALSLPPLLLGMLGSLAYIAPLFGPDTLPTIQDQLINAANSFFSPNVVNEIIEPTIRDIVRGARGEVVSVGFVISLWAGSSAVSAFVDSIVEAHDQTPLRHPVRQRFYALGLYVIMLVFAIAAAPLLALGPRAVSEHIPDSWDNVLRYGYYPALFLAVFVGVTILYRVSLPAPIPTHRLVLGAVLATVVFLVATFGLRIYLTWITSTGYTYGALATPIAFLLFAFFLGFAIMLGAELNAAIQEEWPASDTHARRLREWLEVKALNGSQNDEAQAPVESPAPEPAEPPPTS; translated from the coding sequence ATGACTGGCCAGCCACTTCCAGTACCACCATCACGCCACCACATCTGGCACATCACTCGACGCACATTGTCGAAGAGCTGGGACGACTCCATATTCTCGGAGTCGGCACAGGCGGCGTTCTGGTGCGCGTTGTCACTGCCTCCCCTCCTGCTGGGGATGCTCGGCAGCCTGGCCTACATCGCACCGCTGTTCGGGCCGGATACCCTGCCGACGATCCAGGATCAGCTGATCAACGCGGCGAACAGTTTCTTCTCCCCCAACGTCGTCAACGAGATCATCGAACCGACGATCCGGGACATCGTCAGGGGCGCCCGCGGCGAAGTGGTGTCGGTGGGCTTCGTGATCTCGTTGTGGGCGGGGTCGTCGGCCGTGTCGGCCTTCGTGGACTCCATCGTGGAAGCCCACGATCAGACGCCGCTGCGACATCCGGTACGACAGCGCTTCTACGCGCTGGGCCTCTACGTGATCATGTTGGTCTTCGCGATCGCCGCCGCGCCGCTGCTGGCGCTCGGCCCCCGGGCCGTCTCCGAGCACATCCCCGACAGTTGGGACAACGTGCTGCGCTACGGCTATTACCCGGCGTTGTTCCTGGCGGTGTTCGTCGGCGTGACCATCCTGTACCGGGTCTCGCTACCCGCCCCGATTCCGACACACCGGCTGGTGCTCGGAGCGGTGCTGGCGACCGTGGTCTTCCTGGTCGCCACCTTCGGCCTGCGGATCTACCTGACCTGGATCACCAGCACCGGCTACACGTACGGCGCACTGGCCACGCCGATCGCGTTCCTGCTGTTCGCGTTCTTCCTGGGCTTTGCCATCATGCTGGGCGCCGAACTGAATGCGGCGATTCAAGAGGAGTGGCCCGCGTCGGACACCCATGCCAGGAGACTGCGGGAATGGCTGGAGGTCAAAGCCCTCAACGGCTCCCAGAATGACGAAGCTCAGGCACCGGTGGAATCACCTGCGCCTGAGCCCGCGGAACCGCCGCCTACTTCTTGA
- a CDS encoding DUF7455 domain-containing protein: MNATLTSPELTRADRCDRCGAAARVRAKLPSGAELLFCQHHANEHEAKLVELAAVLETSAAEA, translated from the coding sequence ATGAACGCAACTCTGACAAGCCCGGAGCTAACCAGAGCCGACCGCTGCGACCGTTGCGGTGCGGCCGCACGTGTGCGCGCGAAGCTGCCCTCAGGGGCCGAGCTGCTCTTCTGCCAGCACCACGCGAACGAGCACGAAGCGAAACTGGTCGAGCTGGCAGCGGTGCTGGAGACCAGCGCGGCAGAAGCCTGA
- a CDS encoding DUF952 domain-containing protein, translated as MHPSPRVLVHLCSVEDWRTAQAGGEHRPEALGVQGFIHLSAPEQVHLPANRLYAGRDDLILLHIDPAKLTDPVRWEPGVPTDPDAMLFPHLYGPLPVEAVTTTTRYVPDADGRFAPLTGDTPSG; from the coding sequence ATGCATCCATCTCCGCGTGTCCTGGTTCACTTGTGCAGCGTCGAGGATTGGCGGACGGCCCAGGCCGGCGGCGAACACCGTCCGGAGGCACTCGGCGTGCAGGGTTTCATCCACCTCTCGGCTCCTGAGCAGGTGCATCTGCCGGCGAACCGGCTCTACGCCGGGCGCGACGACCTGATCTTGCTGCACATCGACCCGGCGAAGTTGACCGACCCGGTGCGCTGGGAGCCGGGGGTGCCGACGGACCCGGACGCGATGTTGTTCCCGCATCTGTACGGCCCGCTGCCGGTGGAGGCTGTGACCACCACCACGAGGTACGTGCCCGATGCCGACGGGCGGTTCGCGCCGCTGACCGGCGACACGCCGTCGGGGTAG
- a CDS encoding TetR/AcrR family transcriptional regulator, protein MSVAAQNRQGAATRLRLVKTAERLFAAQGVDAVSVRAVNAAAGLGAASVHYHFGSKDDLLRAVLTDVGAPVRDEIAANVAVLAADPVAPSPDALVRAVTEPYLKLLLRHRVRGMRWIKIIAQISQDNNPVLLDTEQHLPDELFVQVQRAFPESDPARLELRWAISIMNFIQALSRADEWRRNGGRLDETELRDFYEDLVRFRAYEKVLARLAAGEIDAEAIITGRVGLDGLGEAFESLRDPESHVKILVLPGQ, encoded by the coding sequence GTGTCCGTCGCAGCTCAGAACCGGCAGGGCGCGGCCACGCGGCTGCGCCTGGTGAAGACTGCCGAACGATTGTTCGCCGCCCAAGGGGTGGATGCCGTGTCGGTGCGGGCGGTCAATGCCGCCGCGGGCCTCGGTGCGGCGTCGGTGCACTACCACTTCGGCTCCAAGGACGATCTGCTGCGGGCGGTGCTGACCGATGTCGGCGCACCGGTGCGTGACGAGATCGCGGCCAACGTGGCGGTGCTCGCGGCCGACCCGGTCGCTCCGAGTCCTGACGCTCTCGTGCGGGCCGTCACCGAGCCGTACCTGAAATTGTTGCTCCGCCATCGGGTCCGGGGCATGCGGTGGATCAAGATCATCGCGCAGATCTCGCAGGACAACAATCCGGTGCTGCTCGACACCGAGCAGCACCTGCCCGACGAATTGTTCGTCCAGGTGCAGCGCGCGTTCCCGGAGTCCGATCCGGCGCGACTCGAACTGCGCTGGGCCATCTCGATCATGAATTTCATCCAGGCGCTCAGCCGGGCGGACGAATGGCGCCGTAACGGCGGCCGGCTGGATGAGACCGAACTGCGCGACTTCTACGAAGACCTCGTGCGGTTCCGGGCCTACGAGAAGGTGCTGGCACGGTTGGCTGCCGGCGAGATCGACGCCGAGGCGATCATCACGGGCCGGGTCGGACTCGACGGCCTGGGCGAGGCGTTCGAGTCCCTGCGCGACCCCGAATCGCACGTCAAGATCCTGGTGCTGCCCGGCCAATGA
- a CDS encoding glucose 1-dehydrogenase, whose translation MAGVDLSGKVAIITGAARGQGAAEARLFAELGARVVLTDLLAEEGERVAESIGAAARFVRHDVGNEIDWRTVVDTAMREFGRVDALVNNAAVCKVVPLAEQDTAGFEQMLRVNLIGAFLGMQAVTEPMKAAGGGSIVNISSQAGVQGLAGYTAYGASKWGLRGMSKVAAIELGPLGIRVNTVYPGMIDTPMIAHLAVERGLGGHPGAPLTRVGTPEEVADVVAFLASDASSYITGADLTVDGGASAGRIPVTPVHTN comes from the coding sequence ATGGCCGGCGTGGACCTGTCCGGCAAGGTCGCGATCATCACCGGAGCCGCTCGCGGCCAGGGCGCAGCCGAGGCGAGGTTGTTCGCCGAACTGGGTGCCAGGGTGGTGCTGACCGATCTTCTCGCCGAAGAGGGTGAGCGGGTCGCCGAGTCCATCGGTGCCGCCGCCCGGTTCGTCCGCCATGACGTCGGCAACGAAATCGACTGGCGCACAGTGGTGGACACCGCCATGCGCGAGTTCGGCCGGGTCGACGCGCTGGTCAACAACGCGGCCGTCTGCAAGGTGGTGCCGCTGGCCGAGCAGGACACCGCCGGGTTCGAGCAGATGCTGCGGGTCAATCTCATCGGCGCGTTCCTCGGCATGCAGGCCGTCACCGAGCCGATGAAGGCCGCAGGAGGCGGCTCGATCGTCAACATCTCGTCACAGGCAGGTGTGCAGGGCCTGGCCGGGTACACCGCCTACGGCGCCTCCAAATGGGGTTTACGCGGGATGTCGAAGGTGGCGGCAATCGAGCTGGGCCCCTTGGGCATTCGGGTCAACACTGTCTATCCCGGCATGATCGACACTCCGATGATCGCCCATCTGGCGGTGGAACGCGGGTTGGGCGGCCACCCCGGTGCGCCGCTGACCCGTGTCGGCACTCCCGAGGAGGTCGCCGATGTCGTCGCCTTCCTTGCCTCGGATGCGTCGTCGTACATCACCGGCGCCGACCTGACCGTCGACGGCGGTGCCAGCGCGGGCCGGATCCCGGTGACTCCGGTCCACACCAACTGA
- a CDS encoding SDR family NAD(P)-dependent oxidoreductase — MKLRNSRALVTGASRGLGKSIAEVLAARGVDVAVVARDAEALNLLVKEIGGKAYPTDLGDPDAVEGLLDLVEADGPVDIVINNAGIDHVGRFHQVSPEQIRNLLQVNLAAPMDICRQAIPRMVQRGRGHIVNVSSMGAISQGPGLTLYGTSKAGLSHFTAGIRGELRGKPVGTTLVQVGEVKTDMIDHIRAFGPARRTIERSIRWRMIPRDQLDPVVVSEAIADAIENNRRHVILPRNIVPMAKFTEFPRRVSELMLTGIDQDND; from the coding sequence ATGAAGCTGAGGAACTCCCGCGCTCTCGTCACCGGCGCGAGTCGCGGCCTGGGCAAGAGCATCGCCGAGGTGCTGGCCGCGCGCGGTGTCGACGTCGCCGTGGTGGCGCGCGACGCCGAGGCGCTCAACCTGCTCGTCAAAGAGATCGGCGGCAAGGCCTACCCGACCGACCTGGGTGATCCAGACGCGGTAGAGGGCCTGCTGGATCTGGTCGAGGCCGACGGACCGGTGGACATCGTGATCAACAATGCCGGCATCGACCACGTCGGACGGTTCCACCAAGTCAGCCCCGAGCAGATCCGTAACCTGCTGCAGGTCAATCTGGCGGCGCCGATGGACATCTGCCGCCAGGCGATACCTCGCATGGTGCAGCGCGGGCGGGGCCACATCGTCAATGTCTCGTCGATGGGCGCCATTTCGCAGGGGCCGGGCCTGACCCTGTACGGGACCTCGAAGGCCGGACTGAGCCACTTCACCGCCGGGATTCGCGGCGAGTTGCGGGGCAAGCCCGTCGGAACCACGCTCGTGCAGGTCGGTGAGGTGAAGACCGACATGATCGACCACATCCGCGCATTCGGCCCGGCGCGACGCACCATCGAGCGCTCGATCCGCTGGCGGATGATCCCGCGCGACCAGTTGGACCCGGTGGTGGTGTCGGAGGCGATCGCCGATGCCATCGAGAACAACCGCCGCCACGTGATCCTGCCGCGCAACATCGTTCCGATGGCGAAGTTCACCGAATTCCCCCGCCGGGTCTCCGAACTCATGCTGACCGGTATCGACCAGGACAACGACTGA
- a CDS encoding alpha/beta hydrolase — translation MTDVNTPEDTMKREVAGRMGDAFAPILEGGMDPVAAAAEVRARLKASRRPARPMQVGHVENRAIPGPAGDIPVRIYHPLDTAESGAGLPVLVYFHGGGFVLCDLDSHDSCCRRLANGIGAVVVSVDYRLAPEHPYPAAVEDAWAATEWAASHAGELGGDPARLVVAGDSAGGNLAAVIAMTARDKGGPAIAFQVLIYPVVDQRRKSSLSSPHTKSGVLTAEHMQWFTAQYLGASGAQAEVTASPILGDMTGLPDAHVLTGALDPLCEEGEEYARMLAAGGARVSVRRYERGFHGFFNLADHLPAAAEATEDVCAVVRDALDNPNQTTETTLEKH, via the coding sequence ATGACCGACGTGAACACACCCGAAGACACCATGAAGCGCGAGGTCGCCGGCCGCATGGGCGACGCGTTCGCCCCGATCCTCGAAGGCGGTATGGACCCCGTCGCCGCGGCCGCCGAGGTACGTGCCCGGCTCAAGGCCAGCCGGCGGCCGGCCCGGCCGATGCAGGTGGGTCATGTCGAAAACCGCGCCATCCCAGGGCCCGCCGGCGACATCCCGGTGCGGATATACCACCCGCTCGACACTGCCGAGTCCGGCGCCGGCCTGCCCGTCCTCGTCTACTTCCACGGCGGCGGATTCGTGCTGTGCGATCTGGACTCACACGACTCGTGCTGCCGCAGGCTGGCCAACGGCATCGGCGCGGTCGTGGTTTCGGTCGATTATCGGTTGGCGCCCGAGCATCCCTATCCGGCCGCGGTCGAAGATGCCTGGGCGGCAACGGAATGGGCGGCTTCCCATGCCGGCGAGCTCGGCGGAGACCCGGCCCGCCTCGTGGTCGCGGGTGACAGCGCCGGCGGCAATCTGGCCGCCGTGATCGCGATGACCGCGCGCGACAAGGGTGGTCCGGCCATCGCGTTCCAGGTGTTGATCTACCCGGTCGTGGATCAACGTCGCAAGTCGTCGTTGTCCAGCCCGCACACCAAGAGCGGGGTGCTGACCGCCGAGCACATGCAGTGGTTCACCGCCCAATACCTCGGCGCGAGCGGGGCCCAGGCCGAGGTCACGGCATCGCCGATCCTCGGTGACATGACCGGCCTTCCGGATGCCCACGTGTTGACGGGCGCCCTGGATCCGCTGTGCGAGGAGGGCGAGGAATACGCCCGCATGCTCGCCGCCGGCGGCGCGAGGGTGAGCGTCCGGCGCTACGAGCGCGGATTCCATGGGTTTTTCAACCTAGCCGATCACCTTCCCGCCGCGGCCGAAGCCACCGAAGACGTGTGTGCCGTCGTCCGTGACGCCCTGGACAACCCGAACCAAACAACCGAGACGACACTTGAAAAACACTGA
- a CDS encoding AMP-binding protein, protein MKRANPRKSSLAARINRLRVIARSVAVLRESGLSGGAADGIRQAKLVRQFGGFAAVIESAASRDPHAVAITDEWGDVTFAELNGRVNSLARAWHSRGIGSDSVIAALCRDHRGLVTILAAAGKVGAQLLLMNTGFAKPQLADVAAREKVNVLIYDEEFTDLVSAVDPGVRRFLAWTDERSTADIEGSLEGLIAATSPAPVAAPAKPGGMTLLTSGTTGTPKGAPRGKTSPLFSAQLLDRVPRRRGQTCMLAAPMFHGTGLGQAVLSLALGNRLVLRRKFNPEETLRAVQNHHCDVLVVVPTMLQRILALPKDVRDRYDTSSLKIIFVSGSAMPPDLVERTLAEFGPVLYNLYGSTELAVMTVAMPEDLQHDPRTAGRPPVGCAVRLYDSAGNEITEPGVIGRIFAGSDVSFAGYTDGRTKESIDGLQSSGDVGHFDDTGRLYIDGRDDDMVICGGENVYPLEVENLITSHPEVDEVAVIGVSDDDFGQRLNAYVVLVDGASLGADDIKDYVRANLARYKIPRDVEFLSKLPRNATGKVLRGELTGGAR, encoded by the coding sequence ATGAAGCGAGCTAATCCGCGCAAATCCAGCCTCGCCGCCAGAATCAACCGGCTCCGGGTGATCGCCCGCAGCGTCGCAGTACTGCGCGAGTCAGGCCTGTCCGGTGGAGCCGCCGACGGCATCCGGCAGGCCAAACTGGTCCGCCAGTTCGGTGGCTTCGCCGCCGTCATCGAAAGCGCCGCGAGCCGCGATCCCCATGCCGTCGCGATCACCGACGAATGGGGTGACGTGACGTTCGCCGAGCTCAACGGCCGGGTCAATTCCCTTGCCCGGGCCTGGCACTCACGCGGCATCGGGTCGGATTCGGTGATCGCGGCACTGTGCCGGGACCATCGCGGCCTGGTCACCATCCTCGCCGCGGCCGGCAAGGTCGGGGCCCAGCTGCTGCTGATGAACACCGGTTTCGCCAAGCCGCAGCTCGCCGATGTGGCGGCCCGCGAGAAGGTCAACGTGCTGATCTACGACGAGGAGTTCACCGACCTCGTCAGCGCTGTCGACCCCGGCGTACGCCGCTTCCTGGCCTGGACCGATGAACGCTCGACGGCAGACATCGAGGGCTCCCTGGAAGGGCTGATCGCCGCCACCTCGCCGGCGCCGGTCGCCGCGCCCGCCAAACCGGGGGGCATGACGCTGCTGACCAGTGGGACCACCGGAACACCCAAGGGCGCCCCTCGGGGCAAGACCTCTCCCCTGTTCTCCGCCCAGTTGCTCGACCGGGTGCCGCGCCGTCGCGGACAGACCTGCATGTTGGCCGCGCCGATGTTCCACGGCACCGGGCTGGGGCAGGCCGTGCTGTCGCTGGCGCTGGGCAACCGCCTGGTGCTACGTCGCAAGTTCAACCCGGAGGAGACGCTGCGCGCGGTCCAGAACCACCACTGTGACGTGCTGGTCGTGGTGCCCACCATGCTGCAGCGAATTCTGGCTCTTCCCAAGGATGTTCGCGACCGCTACGACACGTCGTCACTGAAGATCATCTTCGTCTCGGGCTCGGCCATGCCGCCCGACCTGGTAGAGCGCACCCTGGCCGAGTTCGGTCCGGTGCTCTACAACCTGTATGGCTCAACCGAACTCGCCGTCATGACCGTGGCGATGCCCGAAGATCTGCAGCATGATCCGCGCACCGCGGGCCGGCCCCCGGTCGGTTGCGCAGTGCGCCTGTACGACTCGGCGGGCAACGAGATCACCGAACCCGGTGTGATCGGAAGAATATTCGCCGGCAGCGACGTCAGCTTCGCCGGTTATACCGACGGCCGCACCAAAGAGTCGATCGACGGGTTGCAGAGCAGCGGCGACGTCGGCCACTTCGATGACACCGGTCGCCTCTACATCGACGGCCGTGACGACGACATGGTGATCTGCGGTGGCGAGAACGTCTACCCGCTGGAGGTCGAGAACCTGATCACCAGCCACCCCGAGGTCGACGAGGTGGCGGTGATCGGAGTGAGCGACGACGATTTCGGGCAACGGCTCAATGCGTACGTGGTGCTGGTCGACGGAGCCTCTCTGGGCGCCGATGACATCAAGGACTACGTGCGGGCGAACCTGGCCCGCTACAAGATCCCGAGGGATGTCGAGTTCCTGAGCAAGCTGCCCCGCAACGCCACCGGCAAGGTGCTGCGCGGCGAATTGACCGGCGGTGCCCGATGA